Part of the Oncorhynchus kisutch isolate 150728-3 linkage group LG2, Okis_V2, whole genome shotgun sequence genome, tcctcttctggctgagaCCTCAATCACAAAGAAAATAGGAACATGAACGAAAAATAAACATCATTCCTATTGTTTTTCTCCGGCCATGCATCAGTCAGCGTTGAAACCGCTTACGAACTAAATATTTGGTTCCCTTTTCCCTTCTCTTTCCCATACTGAATCTGACCCTTCATTACTAACTCATACTAATGATGATGAGATCTGATAATGCCATGACTTCCTGCCTGCCTGGTGGATGGCGGAAAGATGGAAATGTTCCAGCAAGCAGTATTCTATCCTTGGGGTCCCAGGGGGCAGCCATGTGGCAGAGCCAATAGGAAGAGCCTGGATCCACTCAGCCACAGAAAATCAGGGAGGAGAGAACCCAGCCCGCGCCCAGAGGAGGGGACCTGTAGAGGGAATAAGATATGGAGGGAAGCATGGCTGTATATGGATGAATATGTGGTATTGCTTAAAGATAGGTGTCTGTGAGGTGCAATGAAaggtgtttgttttgttttgctggACGCCGCTGGTCGGTGCATAGCATGCCAATGAAGCCGGTTAGCCACCAGACTACATTTTAGCAGTAACTGTTGTCCTGTTAGCTACAGGACTAAATGTTAGAAGTAACTGTTGTCCTGTTAGCTACGAGACTAAATGTTAGCAGTAACTGTTGTCCAGTTAGAAACAGGACTAAATGTTAGCAGTAACTGTTGTCCTGTTAGCTACAGGACTAAATGTTAGAAGTAACTGTTGTCCTGTTAGCTACAGGACTAAATATTAGCAGTAACTGTTGTCTGGTTAGCTACAGGACTAAATGTTAGCATTTGTCTGGTTAGCTACGGGACTAAATGTTAGCAGTAACTGTTGTCTGGTTAGCTACGGGACTAAATGTTAGCAGTAACTGTTGTCTGGTTAGCTACGAGACTAAATGTTAGAAGTAACTGTTGTCCTGTTAGCTACAGGACTAAATGTTAGCAGTAACTGTTGTCTGGTTAGCTACAGGACTAAATGTTAGCAGTAACTGTTGTCTGGTTAGCTACGAGACCAAATGTTAGCAGTATCTGTTGTCTGGTTAGCTACATGACTAAATGTTAGCAGTAACTGTTGTAGTAGTCTGGGTACCATGCTACATCATAAAGTATACAGGAAGTTGTACGAGACTGAGATTGGGTAAAACTTTCAAACTAATTGCGAAATACTTCTAGCCACAAACCACTCATTGATCAGAACATCGATTCACTTTTAATGAGGTGGGATTAATTAGATCATTTTAATAACAGAGAGCAAGCTCACACTTTCAAAACAAGACTTTATCAGAAAGGTTGAGAACATTAGGGGTCATGCTGAAGTACTAATCGCTCTATATTGTTGACATTTGCGAAGATTAAACTGTGTTTTCACAGGCCACTCCTTACAAAGGTTGGTCTTTGATCAGAATCAGCCAGTCAAGCAATATAACATCCTATGCAAAAGACCTGTGACTAATAGAATTAAACAATATGAGAGACCTGCTGGCTTAATGAGAAACGCCAGGAAAATGAATGAGTCAGAAACAAATTCATTTGTAGTTTCCCGATGAGGCACTGTGCTCATTTGGCCAGGAGacagtggcaggcaggcagggtacAAACAAACAAGTCCCTGTGTCCGCAAATCCCTGGAAGCCCCTCGTCAACCACACCGAATCCCTGGGAGCCTCTCGTCCACCACACCGAATCCCTGGGAGCCTCTCGTCAACCACACCGAATCCCTGGGAGCTGCTCGTCAACCACACCAACTCATGTGACTTTTCTGAGCAGGCCAGAAGACGAGGAGGAAGGTGGAGGTCTGAACCAAAAGGagccaaataaaaaaataaacattcaaaAGATGGAGGCAAGACCTCTAGATGATTACACCATGGCAataccatctctctcctcccatctctatcttccatctctctcctccatctgtctccTTCAGCTCTCTCCAGCAATCTCTCTTGCATCTATCTCCTGCCATCTCTCTCCTGCCATCTATCTCCTGCCATCTCTCTCCTGCAATCTATCTCCTTCCAGCTCTCTTCTGCCATCTCGCTCCTGCTTTCTATCTCCTGCCAGCACTCTtctgccatctctctcctccatctctctcctcccatctctctcctccatctctatcctcctccatctctctcctccactctctcccccatctctctgctgcatctctctcctcccatctctctccttccatctctctcttgccatctctctcctcctatctcttccatctctctccttcatctctctccttccatctctctcttgccAGCTCTCTCCTTcagctctctcctccatctctcttctgccatctctcccc contains:
- the LOC116356296 gene encoding uncharacterized protein LOC116356296 isoform X2, which gives rise to MSLVTRFNEQIEPIYVLLSETEEVQLSNNLLEPEPAEIRSPASNRDLHLPPRLLACSEKSHELVWLTSSSQGFGVVDERLPGIRCGGREAPRDSVWLTRGFQGFADTGTCLFVPCLPATVSWPNEHSASSGNYK